A genomic segment from Brienomyrus brachyistius isolate T26 chromosome 9, BBRACH_0.4, whole genome shotgun sequence encodes:
- the znf1035 gene encoding zinc finger protein 1035: MAHGQNTCCDTQLMIDPGSAEIPINLERNLVSPSKSLTVQETPHVENVFSSICNSNVNTTPDSPRQHPPHQRCHAEEKSLQLCPHQPPDGVGRLELPNCAAANVTANDTQCLSLFHGVTEANADSQGKCNYLMNSTIFDQYSDVSSCSEPDVGDITTCTELNIGNGQYNDLQGSENTWKLEFLEFSNSFGSVEPNCQNGSNHPGSTCKDESCGSTSDLKIQEAKDKNQREQMFVDQKYDCLHLQKGRSDINTCGTHQCKGCFFASRDSSNLHDSDTCRNLNDSTVAYEMEAIDQVLAPCGDGFVSSKMGIQEQCDQQQKDSHKEYSGELLGTSKSEDQHCSSFEFLQRCLGLNNFHSVANKSSLTKESQNGGKVSHEDSIHTVQGESHGGPSAIVQMGLETVPTRKPEETYTASGSQELPITVCHNIPSVTDSNKVMATSSQSSSLKGDSLNSHASDTCASIFENQKCIDTYTKIDHSCSDISRDLLLTSLPVSNTNSTDNIVPSSWKDNEIFVSSEKQASVLSKSVHRPVFPLNNENSALLVVAADSSTTQVLTHFETSQHLKKLLHPVVLLKTARQYVTEKKGYHCAECQDPSPSLSCLIEHHHVAHSKYNFHFCQTCNCYFTDLEQAKKHFCVRQINTVNKLKKGSYRTSRTCKYCDLTFTRLSDYYKHERKHTGITPFKCEKCGVYFAQSASLNRHKRLARCPHPPLKIHDKKVKHQKSYSPVKVYHLPSDDMGSQLLPCYVKLVDFRRGSCPTSKNNSDVFEKSFQLGLTDERHFKCLKCHKTFKHASNLSRHKKNACKDENGTLQSTITKQIKNARGQYKCPLCPRLFKYSFNRFRHMRLQCLKEYSQQGKGKKGNLYKCAFCKSTFSNSSNRSRHIKMVCMKEYILRESLKMRREIQEQKKGLPQKHQRPLTQSRHAERLRHKCSFCSATFAHTSGKYKHMRKHKPFEKTGKPFRQQNSHPLLSDTETINPRSKVRNENNAGSLPFSCHYCEKQFRTSATLSKHEKMHKGERPYRCLECGKRFLRSAHLIAHKKVHQRRIQCTVCKKIVPTIRDLIKHRQSHINKGMLQCPDCPLQFKYPAFLLRHVSKHNKKPSKGPEFSSPPLPPPEPQHEGSLGEFQCSLCQEAFDSALTLNRHCLSHMSKSSKNQCPFCKRHFSGRTALVRHLRLHTGEKPYRCDTCRMCFARYEGLKTHKEKCSTVETNQIDKQDDPLSSNSKKKYTCKYCPQTFFWPCSLSKHHKNHILKMVFPCSKCGKCYKKLRLVSHEKMCDPSATTYADASSSHLIACGKCGQTFNRKSNQIVHERKCTAKGIGTRSTDKLKHRCPHCSKVFRYRSYLLRHLIVHARNKPHACMHCGHRYASHSRYLQHEAFCNGTYKYRRSRDSIKVVNSMHMSSDTTSKQTSEPLTEGDSEEYNCKFCSKSFMRTGNLRRHILTHTEVNPYHCKSCESCFSRYDTLRQHEDSCTGKKVRPEVRILKISLNDLGKGWKNKLEKPTEAQKFHCQTCSKCFTTHANLSRHVTLQHITVKPFSCSRCGSSFSHECSLKKHNMKCKGQLFSFTSKTKSSQHESSSFHAVQETGITQSCRETSEFLMKIQRQYPDKHKFLCTFCPRRFKNQEQLKVHTRLHTGEKPFGCASCGERFIRRDYLKRHLIKCKIGSEKQERMLCDKCGEIFISLDQLQNHMNSCMVTPKLMDCYLEKPVCPSISSENKGFSCANCSERFLLFSQLQHHFLAVHRGNTSQKLTSTLPVKQQLFSMDVKDEPVDEGYEENQLKNSDQLCTQLPIAIHKKPFVCPHCNLEFCNTSGLGMHLRMHAGQIPFMCPRCKKGFWSKSLLRKHQRKCRFQVVARESHTETSHPFELNYNAKNTVLVFNSGSKATGTGVLQTKFSCKEDNKDQRCQQPVSFGTQDKQNSSGKSVTDKYQCSECDQSFTDGLLLISHLEGHSRQEREQKQGHVCKLCGRVFNQSAVLYRHLKMQHSKKTPYLCPECPKSFRYPSDLEVHKSCHDPNRPFTCKLCSSRFWSSQSLKRHTSAVHHELPKDTCAYTCQVCDRSFSQRSSYQKHCKRHNVGFGIETQLKQKLFLKQKCSMVVNLEGKNYSHNEDGDNSDDSDSAPYFPCHVCGKTFPTSENLEDHQRCHLGEKPYECAECGRCFFQLAHLQQHQRSHKSEFQCQTCGRGFVSFFALRKHKHTHGKSRPYRCPKCQLSFTGPTQLAEHMATHRDDNFPCDLCDQTFSCKLSRAQHRMSHTDQDESLPPLLPPTNISLQSSHISNLDRLKYHCGVCCKRFQNTEQLSEHGCHAGRERPYSCPECNQHFRHGSHLKKHQLSHQISRPSSYKCNQCNICFRYRHQFLNHLKVHGTEESTDALHTTNSTDAGNNSENIFHCPICPSQFLHAIDLASHLSIHADNTFACEICGNMFASKSSLLEHECHLTTSVQYECTECGNSFLGSNTFRHHLCRGRKRPDKESEYCLPSSSSVRKTAPVAVSQATEDDDSEVDVGEDFFNCPVCDKRFTSKDCLQKHQQQHTINRPFKCLSCGKFFAKKRYLKKHELIHQRLYRCKLCPQSFGDAKAYLIHQGLHDETRRHRCPVCRKCFVTSQDLSRHTKSHCKELEDTRGDFRCDMCYKSFGQLAHLRQHQESHVGQVVYECTECDKAFAFFHLLEEHQSTHALPQSSLSAHVSNTSSSFTA, translated from the coding sequence ATGGCACATGGACAAAACACATGCTGCGATACCCAGCTAATGATAGATCCTGGGTCTGCAGAAATTCCCATTAATCTGGAGAGAAACTTGGTGTCTCCTTCTAAAAGTCTTACTGTGCAAGAGACTCCTCACGTCGAGAATGTATTTTCTTCGATTTGTAATTCAAACGTAAACACAACACCGGACTCCCCAAGACAACACCCACCTCACCAAAGGTGTCATGCAGAAGAGAAATCGCTACAGCTTTGTCCGCATCAACCGCCAGATGGGGTGGGGAGGCTGGAACTTCCAAACTGCGCTGCTGCAAATGTTACAGCTAATGACACACAATGCTTAAGTCTTTTCCATGGAGTGACTGAAGCAAATGCAGACTCCCAAGGCAAATGCAATTATTTGATGAACTCCACTATTTTTGATCAATACTCTGATGTTAGCAGCTGTTCAGAGCCGGATGTTGGAGATATTACTACTTGCACTGAATTAAACATTGGCAATGGCCAATATAATGACCTTCAAGGAAGTGAAAACACCTGGAAACTTGAATTTTTGGAATTCTCTAACTCTTTTGGATCGGTAGAACCCAACTGTCAAAATGGATCTAACCACCCTGGTAGTACCTGTAAAGATGAAAGTTGCGGTAGTACCTCTGATTTGAAAATTCAAGAAGCCAAGGATAAGAACCAGAGAGAACAGATGTTTGTGGATCAAAAGTATGACTGCTTGCATCTACAAAAGGGTAGGAGTGATATTAATACATGTGGAACACATCAATGTAAAGGTTGCTTTTTTGCCAGCAGAGATTCCAGCAATCTACATGATTCTGATACCTGCAGGAACTTAAACGATAGTACTGTTGCTTATGAAATGGAGGCCATAGATCAAGTGCTTGCACCTTGTGGAGATGGCTTTGTCAGTTCAAAAATGGGAATCCAGGAGCAATGTGACCAACAACAGAAAGACAGTCATAAAGAATATTCTGGTGAGTTGCTTGGTACTagcaaaagtgaggatcaacacTGTAGCAGCTTTGAATTCCTTCAGCGCTGCTTAGGCTTAAATAACTTTCACAGTGTTGCAAATAAGTCTAGCCTTACAAAAGAGAGTCAGAATGGTGGAAAGGTATCCCACGAAGACAGTATACATACCGTACAGGGAGAATCACATGGTGGTCCTTCTGCCATTGTGCAAATGGGTTTAGAGACTGTTCCTACAAGGAAGCCTGAGGAAACGTACACAGCAAGTGGTAGTCAAGAATTACCTATCACTGTGTGTCATAATATTCCATCTGTTACTGACTCAAACAAGGTAATGGCTACATCCTCTCAGAGTAGCAGCTTAAAAGGGGACAGTTTAAATTCACATGCATCTGACACCTGTGCATCTATTTTTGAAAATCAGAAGTGTATTGATACATATACTAAAATTGATCATTCTTGCAGTGATATTTCAAGAGATCTTTTACTAACAAGTTTGCCTGTCTCCAATACTAACTCTACTGATAACATCGTACCAAGTTCCTGGAAAGATAATGAAATATTTGTATCTTCTGAAAAACAGGCTTCTGTGTTGTCTAAAAGTGTGCACAGACCTGTTTTTCCCTTGAATAATGAAAATTCTGCTTTGCTTGTTGTGGCTGCTGATTCCTCCACCACCCAAGTGTTGACTCATTTTGAGACTTCTCAACATTTAAAGAAACTCTTACATCCCGTTGTGCTGCTGAAGACTGCAAGGCAATATGTTACAGAAAAGAAGGGATACCACTGTGCTGAATGCCAAGATCCATCACCTAGTTTGTCATGCCTCATAGAACATCACCATGTTGCTCACTCTAAATACAATTTTCATTTTTGCCAGACTTGCAACTGCTATTTTACTGACCTTGAACAAGCTAAGAAACACTTTTGTGTACGGCAGATAAATACTGTAAACAAACTTAAGAAAGGAAGTTACCGCACGTCACGCACATGCAAGTACTGTGACCTGACTTTCACCAGACTCTCTGACTATTACAAGCATGAACGGAAACATACTGGCATTACACCATTCAAGTGTGAAAAATGTGGTGTTTACTTTGCTCAGTCAGCAAGTCTGAACCGACACAAGCGATTGGCTCGGTGTCCGCATCCACCATTGAAAATTCATGATAAAAAAGTAAAGCACCAAAAATCCTACTCTCCTGTCAAAGTGTACCACCTTCCATCAGATGACATGGGTAGTCAGCTACTTCCATGCTATGTCAAGTTGGTGGACTTTCGCAGGGGCAGTTGTCCAACAAGCAAGAATAATTCTGATGTTTTTGAAAAGAGTTTCCAACTTGGACTAACTGATGAAAGGCACTTTAAATGCCTTAAGTGCCACAAAACCTTCAAACATGCTAGCAATCTAAGCAGGCATAAGAAGAATGcctgtaaagatgaaaatggcaCGCTTCAATCTACAATTACAAAACAGATTAAAAATGCTCGAGGGCAGTACAAGTGCCCCCTTTGTCCACGTCTATTTAAATATTCCTTCAACCGTTTCCGTCATATGCGGTTGCAGTGTCTTAAAGAATATTCACAGCAAGGCAAGGGCAAAAAAGGTAATTTGTACAAGTGTGCTTTTTGCAAAAGTACTTTTTCTAATTCCTCTAATCGCAGCAGACATATAAAGATGGTTTGCATGAAAGAGTATATTCTCCGAGAGAGTTTGAAGATGAGACGGGAAATCCAAGAACAGAAAAAAGGGTTGCCTCAAAAGCATCAACGGCCACTGACACAATCTCGGCATGCTGAGAGGTTGCGCCATAAATGCAGTTTTTGCTCAGCAACATTTGCTCATACGTCTGGTAAATATAAACACATGAGGAAACACAAGCCGTTTGAGAAGACTGGAAAGCCATTCAGGCAGCAGAACTCTCACCCTCTTCTGTCAGACACTGAAACTATTAATCCAAGGTCCAAAGTCCGCAATGAAAACAATGCTGGCAGCCTTCCCTTCTCTTGtcattattgtgaaaaacaatTCCGCACCTCTGCCACTCTCTCAAAACATGAAAAGATGCATAAAGGTGAAAGACCTTATCGTTGCTTAGAATGCGGAAAGCGCTTTTTGCGAAGCGCACACCTAATAGCTCATAAAAAGGTACACCAAAGAAGAATTCAGTGCACTGTTTGCAAGAAGATTGTTCCTACAATTAGAGATCTAATAAAACACAGACAAAGCCATATAAATAAGGGTATGCTACAGTGCCCTGATTGCCCATTGCAGTTCAAATATCCTGCTTTTCTTCTCCGACATGTGTCTAAGCATAACAAAAAACCATCGAAAGGCCCAGAATTTTCTTCTCCGCCGCTGCCGCCACCAGAACCACAGCATGAAGGCAGCCTTGGTGAGTTTCAGTGCTCACTTTGTCAAGAGGCTTTTGACAGTGCCTTAACACTGAATAGGCACTGCTTATCTCACATGTCAAAGTCTTCTAAAAATCAGTGCCCTTTCTGCAAAAGACATTTCTCTGGGCGTACCGCTTTAGTTCGACACCTTCGCCTACATACTGGGGAAAAGCCATATCGTTGTGACACCTGTAGAATGTGCTTTGCACGTTATGAAggccttaaaacccacaaagagAAATGTTCAACTGTTGAAACAAACCAGATTGATAAGCAGGATGATCCTCTTTCCTCCAACAGTAAGAAAAAGTACACCTGCAAATACTGCCCACAAACATTTTTCTGGCCCTGTAGTTTATCAAAGCACCACAAAAATCACATCCTTAAGATGGTTTTTCCTTGCTCCAAATGTGGTAAATGTTACAAAAAATTAAGGTTAGTGTCTCATGAGAAAATGTGTGATCCTTCAGCTACAACATATGCAGATGCATCTAGCAGTCATTTGATTGCTTGTGGGAAGTGTGGACAGACCTTTAAcagaaaatcaaatcaaattgtcCATGAAAGGAAATGTACTGCTAAGGGCATAGGCACAAGGAGCACAGACAAATTGAAGCACCGCTGTCCACACTGTTCTAAAGTCTTTAGGTATCGAAGTTACCTCCTAAGACATCTCATAGTTCATGCAAGGAACAAACCGCATGCATGTATGCATTGTGGTCATAGATATGCCAGTCATAGCCGCTATCTTCAGCATGAGGCTTTCTGTAATGGTACTTATAAGTACAGGCGATCAAGGGATAGCATAAAGGTTGTAAACAGCATGCATATGTCATCTGATACTACTTCCAAACAAACAAGTGAACCGCTAACTGAAGGAGACAGTGAAGAGTACAACTGCAAATTCTGTTCGAAGAGTTTTATGCGCACTGGAAATCTAAGACgtcatattttaacacacactgAGGTCAACCCTTACCATTGCAAATCTTGTGAAAGCTGCTTCTCTCGTTATGATACGTTAAGACAGCATGAGGATTCTTGTACTGGCAAGAAGGTAAGACCTGAAGTTCGAATTCTCAAGATTAGTCTAAATGACCTGGGGAAGGGATGGAAAAACAAACTGGAGAAACCAACAGAGGCGCAAAAATTTCACTGTCAAACTTGTAGCAAATGTTTCACCACCCATGCCAATTTAAGTCGTCATGTAACCTTGCAGCATATAACAGTAAAGCCTTTCAGCTGTAGTCGCTGTGGTAGCTCATTCTCTCATGAGTGTTCTTTGAAAAAACACAATATGAAGTGTAAGGGACAGCTATTTTCTTTCACCTCTAAAACAAAGAGTTCTCAACATGAAAGCAGTAGCTTCCATGCTGTACAGGAGACTGGCATTACTCAGTCTTGCAGGGAGACATCTGAATTTCTCATGAAGATACAAAGGCAGTACCCAGACAAGCATAAGTTCCTGTGCACTTTCTGTCCCCGTCGCTTCAAAAACCAAGAACAACTGAAAGTCCATACCCGCCTGCACACAGGAGAAAAACCTTTCGGCTGTGCCAGCTGTGGCGAACGCTTCATCCGGCGGGACTATTTGAAGCGCCATTTGATTAAGTGCAAAATTGGCTCAGAGAAACAAGAGAGAATGCTCTGTGACAAATGTGGTGAAATTTTTATCTCTCTAGATCAACTCCAAAATCACATGAACTCTTGTATGGTCACTCCAAAGTTAATGGACTGCTACTTAGAAAAGCCTGTATGTCCCAGTATCTCATCAGAAAACAAGGGCTTTTCTtgtgctaactgcagtgaacggTTCTTGCTGTTCTCACAGCTACAACATCATTTCCTTGCTGTGCATCGGGGAAATACTTCTCAGAAACTTACATCAACATTACCAGTCAAGCAACAGTTATTTAGCATGGATGTCAAAGACGAGCCAGTTGATGAAGGTTATGAAGAGAACCAATTAAAGAATTCTGATCAATTGTGTACTCAACTTCCAATTGCAATTCATAAGAAACCATTTGTTTGTCCACACTGCAACTTAGAATTTTGTAATACCAGTGGACTCGGCATGCATCTTCGTATGCATGCAGGCCAAATTCCATTTATGTGTCCAAGATGCAAAAAAGGCTTTTGGAGTAAGAGCTTACTGCGAAAACACCAAAGAAAGTGCCGATTTCAAGTGGTAGCAAGAGAGTCGCATACAGAGACATCCCATCCatttgaattgaattacaaCGCCAAGAATACTGTTTTGGTGTTTAACAGTGGGTCCAAAGCTACAGGGACAGGGGTACTACAAACTAAGTTTTCTTGCAAGGAGGACAACAAAGATCAACGGTGTCAACAACCGGTTTCATTTGGTACCCAAGACAAGCAGAATTCTTCTGGAAAGAGTGTTACCGATAAATATCAATGTTCAGAATGTGATCAGAGTTTTACTGATGGACTTTTACTTATCAGCCATTTGGAAGGCCATAGTCGCCAGGAGAGAGAACAAAAACAAGGACATGTTTGCAAGTTGTGTGGAAGGGTATTTAATCAGTCAGCTGTATTATACAGACATTTGAAAATGCAGCACTCCAAAAAGACACCATATCTATGTCCAGAATGTCCAAAATCTTTTCGGTATCCTTCAGATTTGGAAGTCCATAAAAGTTGCCACGACCCCAATCGACCATTCACTTGTAAACTCTGCAGCTCAAGGTTTTGGTCAAGTCAGTCTTTAAAAAGACACACCTCTGCTGTACACCATGAACTTCCCAAAGATACATGCGCTTATACCTGTCAGGTTTGTGACAGGTCCTTTTCTCAGAGAAGTTCATATCAAAAACACTGCAAACGTCATAATGTAGGGTTTGGTATAGAAACTCAACTGAAACAAAAGCTATTCTTAAAGCAAAAATGTAGTATGGTTGTGAATCTTGAAGGAAAGAATTATTCACACAATGAAGATGGAGACAACAGTGATGATTCTGACTCTGCACCTTATTTCCCCTGTCATGTGTGTGGAAAAACCTTTCCCACATCAGAAAACCTAGAGGATCATCAACGTTGTCACCTTGGTGAGAAACCATATGAGTGTGCAGAGTGTGGAAGGTGTTTTTTCCAGCTTGCTCACCTGCAGCAACACCAGAGAAGCCACAAATCTGAGTTTCAGTGCCAAACATGCGGCCGTGGCTTCGTTTCATTCTTTGCTTTACGTAAGCATAAGCACACCCATGGAAAAAGCCGACCGTACCGCTGCCCAAAGTGCCAGCTCAGCTTCACTGGTCCCACACAGTTAGCAGAACACATGGCTACTCATCGTGATGATAACTTCCCCTGTGACCTCTGTGATCAAACGTTTTCTTGTAAACTTAGCCGTGCTCAGCATCGCATGAGCCATACAGATCAAGATGAAAGTCTTCCTCCCCTGCTGCCACCAACCAATATATCACTGCAGTCATCTCATATCTCTAATTTGGATCGGCTGAAATATCACTGTGGTGTTTGTTGCAAGCGATTTCAGAATACAGAACAACTCTCAGAACATGGTTGCCATGCAGGCAGAGAACGGCCTTACTCTTGCCCTGAATGTAACCAGCATTTTCGTCATGGATCTCACCTCAAAAAGCATCAACTCAGTCACCAAATCTCAAGACCCTCCAGCTACAAATGTAACCAATGCAACATTTGTTTCAGATACCGTCATCAGTTTCTAAACCATTTAAAAGTACATGGTACTGAGGAGTCCACAGATGCTCTCCACACAACCAATTCAACAGATGCTGGGAATAACTCAGAAAATATCTTCCACTGCCCCATCTGCCCATCCCAATTTCTCCATGCCATAGATTTAGCAAGCCACCTTTCAATTCATGCAGACAATACATTTGCATGTGAGATTTGTGGAAATATGTTTGCAAGCAAAAGCAGCCTTTTAGAACATGAATGTCATCTAACTACCTCTGTGCAGTATGAGTGCACAGAATGTGGTAATAGTTTTCTGGGCAGTAATACCTTCCGGCATCACCTCTGTAGAGGCAGAAAACGTCCAGATAAGGAGAGTGAATACTGTTTGCCATCTTCGTCTTCTGTACGGAAAACTGCTCCAGTCGCTGTATCCCAAGCTACAGAAGATGATGACAGTGAGGTGGATGTAGGGGAAGACTTTTTTAATTGCCCAGTTTGTGACAAAAGGTTTACTTCCAAGGATTGCCTCCAGAAACATCAGCAGCAACACACTATTAACCGTCCCTTTAAGTGCCTTTCATGCGGCAAGTTCTTTGCAAAGAAAAGGTACCTCAAGAAGCATGAGCTGATTCATCAGCGCCTGTATCGTTGCAAGTTGTGCCCTCAGTCATTCGGTGATGCAAAGGCCTATTTGATTCACCAGGGTTTGCATGATGAAACCCGGCGGCACCGGTGTCCGGTGTGTCGGAAATGTTTTGTAACATCTCAAGATCTGTCACGACACACGAAATCTCACTGTAAAGAACTGGAGGACACTAGGGGGGATTTTCGTTGTGACATGTGCTACAAATCTTTTGGTCAGCTGGCACATCTGCGGCAGCATCAAGAATCGCATGTTGGGCAGGTTGTGTATGAGTGTACAGAGTGTGACAAAGCATTTGCTTTTTTCCACCTCCTGGAAGAACatcagagcacacatgcattaccACAGTCATCTTTATCTGCTCATGTGTCCAACACGTCCAGTTCCTTCACTGCATAA